One genomic window of Amphiura filiformis chromosome 3, Afil_fr2py, whole genome shotgun sequence includes the following:
- the LOC140147950 gene encoding uncharacterized protein isoform X1 has translation MATAQDSDDMQLQEAHQAGEMMDNRTLPRTVIPASIQGETINIQHQNLVTGDNYHAQEMVINIGGKTKRKESPDFDLQSVRRQLMEEYKETRGKIPLVPGMPEKFAKMEDLFVNLEIIEEDQKPSGVICREMNSYGDIVCIERLKEKSEEKELVKRILVRGKPGAGKSTAMSKLAYDWACKKQDSPISRFELVFAIAINEIDTDTDLVGIIQDQLLPDVSGDGLRAYLQSNASSVAILFDGYDEASADFHQCKAVRHVLRSKSLTEACVIVTTRPNQVGTFCRNYGSYLQVEVKGFAENSRQKYVKKFMQNKERNSTDCALGFHDLLAKSTRLLQLSSIPIILSMLCLLWVESQTLPLSITALYTCVIMHLARHKYAKATTDDDMYDSTEELHDWVDKVLFHIGEIAIIGLLEDRLVFKANEFKKQHLEDALSLGVVVKQRQRSRTTVSNSVTFLHKTFQEICAALYWSKLVDRDMNTFKSYLCRITKRNVFQMEYVLRFACGLSNTAAEVILPHVVQIMCQHEWLRDNEGEIRSIDKNECQQLPLFLLHEAELNMKTNNQNQKLHALMKPLYSCVCIGEGKYSSQEFLEILDRYLDLQKETMAKRGQGKSWLDDVEKARIEVCQNDKQAAKMICSMPMLSALHVIENERFSRTDITSFLNILPKQQFTGSSLSELFFKEVFCDIQLFSQFLSSLPSLSNLTLANVFLRGTGTLINAITLPRLQELQIYGHSKLALCYAKEFFRLFSSLPSLTKLIISGVFIRGEWSGVISYPSLKQIELVASWWSDSVCTAIISEICRAGNLIENKIQCSRHQESIPSSEICLPFVKMRFTDLKSGETAKLLRAVKYMPHIKHISLKAGESDNRGEEECRELLESLQNTQKCNCMKGNDSNIELRASPYSSQLQELEFAGYDIGDFIDIFVRAYSYMPHLKCLKLHCALEPHQCEILFDGLIAAGKRDSRGSPLEVLTLRYSTLGYSVGTLARAFMYMPRLKSLDLDFQQFNPSQFATLLDGLIAVGKTMEHGLALESFKLFQQQIGDLVSKRTEAIMYMTRLRSLELHGLCPTQSAVLFDGLVKACKQSNDGLPYESLTCDCAIGDSVSKLAQAYIYMKRLKTLNISRLNPSQCAVLFDGFIVAGQRNESKMPLEVLDMSCNEIGDSVGKLAEAYMYMTGLKSLKLGRGYYTYVWKSYDGYRGLTPSQCAVLFDGFITAGQMLEQQSASRSDTQTDNQCPSPKELSIETLFLSCANNEIGQSVDKLCESLQYMPHLKLLNIRECKVTWDGKVLLKRFQKQLNAKFTLCDR, from the exons ATCAGAATTTAGTGACTGGTGACAACTATCATGCCCAGGAGATGGTTATCAATATTGGAGGAAAGACGAAACGAAAAG AATCTCCTGATTTTGATTTACAATCGGTTAGAAGACAATTAATGGAAGAATACAAAGAAACGAGAGGTAAGATACCACTAGTACCTGGTATGCCAGAAAAGTTCGCCAAGATGGAAGACCTCTTTGTCAACTTGGAAATCATCGAAGAAGATCAAAAACCTTCTGGGGTAATTTGTCGAGAAATGAACTCGTACGGGGATATTGTATGTATTGAGCGATTAAAGGAAAAGAGTGAAGAAAAAGAATTAGTCAAACGTATCCTTGTAAGAGGAAAGCCAGGAGCTGGCAAATCAACCGCAATGTCTAAACTAGCATATGATTGGGCATGTAAGAAGCAAGACTCACCAATATCAAGATTTGAATTAGTCTTTGCTATTGCAATCAATGAGATTGATACCGACACAGATCTTGTAGGTATCATTCAAGATCAATTACTACCAGATGTATCAGGTGATGGTTTGCGTGCATACCTTCAATCAAATGCTAGTTCAGTGGCCATTTTGTTTGATGGATATGACGAGGCCTCGGCTGATTTTCACCAATGTAAAGCGGTACGACATGTGTTGCGTAGTAAATCATTGACCGAAGCGTGTGTCATTGTAACCACTCGACCCAACCAAGTCGGTACATTTTGCCGTAACTATGGCTCGTATCTACAGGTTGAAGTCAAAGGGTTCGCAGAAAACAGTAGGCAAAAGTATGTCAAGAAGTTCATGCAAAACAAGGAACGCAATTCAACTGATTGTGCCCTTGGTTTTCACGACCTTCTTGCTAAGTCAACTCGTCTTTTACAACTTTCATCTATACCTATCATTCTATCAATGTTGTGTCTGCTTTGGGTTGAAAGCCAAACACTCCCATTGAGTATTACTGCCTTATACACATGTGTTATAATGCACTTAGCAAGGCACAAATACGCCAAAGCTACCACAGATGATGATATGTATGACTCAACTGAAGAGCTTCATGATTGGGTCGATAAAGTACTATTTCATATTGGTGAAATAGCAATTATTGGATTGTTGGAAGACAGGTTAGTATTTAAAGCgaatgaatttaaaaaacaacaccTAGAAGATGCCCTATCGCTAGGTGTAGTAGTTAAACAAAGACAAAGGTCTAGAACAACTGTCTCAAATAGTGTTACATTTCTACATAAAACGTTCCAAGAAATATGCGCTGCCTTGTACTGGTCAAAGTTGGTCGATAGAGATATGAATACATTCAAATCGTATCTATGTCGAATAACCAAAAGAAatgtgtttcaaatggaatatgTTTTGAGGTTTGCTTGTGGGCTGAGTAATACCGCGGCTGAAGTCATCCTGCCGCATGTTGTTCAAATAATGTGCCAGCATGAATGGCTAAGAGACAATGAGGGCGAGATCCGTAGTATTGATAAAAATGAATGTCAACAACTGCCTCTTTTTCTCCTCCATGAGGCTGAATTGAATatgaaaacaaacaatcaaaatcaaaaactaCACGCGCTTATGAAACCTTTGTACAGCTGCGTTTGTATTGGTGAAGGAAAGTATTCATCGCAAGAGTTTCTCGAAATATTGGACCGCTACTTAGATTTACAAAAAGAAACAATGGCCAAGAGAGGTCAGGGGAAGAGCTGGTTGGATGATGTCGAGAAGGCAAGGATCGAAGTATGTCAAAATGACAAACAAGCTGCAAAAATGATTTGTTCAATGCCAATGTTATCTGCTTTACATGTGATTGAAAACGAACGGTTTAGTAGAACAGATATCACGTCATTTCTGAACATATTGCCCAAGCAACAATTCACTGGAAGCTCACTTTCGGAGTTATTTTTCAAAGAAGTTTTTTGTGATATCCAActattttctcaatttctttcttCCTTGCCATCTCTGTCAAACTTGACATTGGCGAATGTATTTTTACGTGGTACCGGTACGTTGATTAATGCAATCACCTTGCCTCGGCTACAAGAATTACAAATATATGGCCACTCAAAATTGGCATTGTGTTATGCAAAAGAGTTTTTCCGTTTATTTTCATCACTACCATCTCTCACTAAACTGATCATAAGTGGAGTTTTTATACGTGGGGAGTGGTCTGGTGTTATTTCCTACCCATCACTAAAACAAATAGAACTGGTGGCCTCTTGGTGGTCAGATTCGGTATGCACAGCAATAATCAGTGAAATATGCCGCGCAGGTAATTTGATTGAAAATAAGATTCAGTGTTCTAGGCATCAAGAATCTATTCCTTCTTCCGAGATTTGTTTACCATTTGTAAAAATGCGCTTTACAGATCTTAAATCTGGTGAAACCGCCAAGCTCCTTAGAGCAGTGAAGTATATGCCACACATCAAACATATAAGTTTAAAAGCAGGAGAATCCGATAATCGAGGGGAAGAGGAATGTCGCGAACTTCTTGAATCATTGCAGAACACGCAGAAATGCAATTGCATGAAAGGGAACGATTCTAATATCGAGTTAAGAGCGAGTCCTTACAGTTCACAGCTTCAAGAACTGGAATTTGCAGGGTATGATATAGGCGATTTCATAGATATCTTTGTACGTGCCTATAGTTATATGCCGCACCTGAAATGCTTAAAACTACACTGTGCTTTGGAACCTCATCAATGTGAGATTTTGTTTGATGGACTAATTGCAGCAGGGAAGCGAGACAGCAGAGGTTCGCCGCTAGAGGTCTTGACGTTACGATATAGTACGTTAGGTTATTCGGTCGGAACGCTTGCTCGAGCTTTCATGTACATGCCTCGTTTGAAATCACTAGATTTAGACTTCCAACAATTTAATCCATCCCAGTTTGCCACGTTATTAGATGGGTTAATTGCGGTTGGTAAGACGATGGAACATGGGTTGGCACTAGAGTCCTTTAAGTTATTTCAGCAGCAGATAGGCGATTTAGTAAGCAAACGTACAGAAGCAATCATGTACATGACACGTTTAAGATCACTAGAATTGCATGGGCTATGTCCAACACAAAGTGCGGTTTTATTTGATGGGTTAGTTAAGGCATGCAAACAATCCAATGATGGGTTACCGTATGAATCACTGACATGTGATTGTGCAATTGGAGATTCAGTTAGTAAACTTGCTCAAGCATATATTTACATGAAGCGTCTGAAAACACTCAATATTTCGAGGCTAAATCCATCCCAGTGCGCTGTGTTGTTTGATGGGTTTATTGTGGCAGGCCAGAGAAACGAAAGTAAGATGCCGCTAGAAGTCCTAGATATGTCATGCAACGAGATAGGCGATTCGGTGGGGAAACTTGCCgaggcatacatgtacatgaccgGTCTGAAATCCTTAAAATTAGGTAGAGGGTATTATACATACGTATGGAAATCATACGATGGCTACAGGGGGCTTACTCCATCCCAATGCGCGGTGCTGTTTGATGGTTTCATTACGGCAGGCCAAATGTTAGAACAACAAAGTGCGTCAAGGAGCGATACACAAACTGATAACCAATGTCCATCACCGAAAGAATTGAGTATTGAGACATTGTTCTTAAGTTGCGCTAATAATGAGATCGGTCAGTCAGTTGACAAATTATGCGAGTCCCTGCAATATATGCCTCATCTAAAATTGCTGAACATAAGAGAATGTAAGGTGACTTGGGATGGTAAAGTACTGCTGAAAAGGTTCCAGAAACAACTGAATGCCAAATTTACTCTCTGCGATAGATAG
- the LOC140147950 gene encoding uncharacterized protein isoform X2, which yields MATAQDSDDMQLQEAHQGEMMDNRTLPRTVIPASIQGETINIQHQNLVTGDNYHAQEMVINIGGKTKRKESPDFDLQSVRRQLMEEYKETRGKIPLVPGMPEKFAKMEDLFVNLEIIEEDQKPSGVICREMNSYGDIVCIERLKEKSEEKELVKRILVRGKPGAGKSTAMSKLAYDWACKKQDSPISRFELVFAIAINEIDTDTDLVGIIQDQLLPDVSGDGLRAYLQSNASSVAILFDGYDEASADFHQCKAVRHVLRSKSLTEACVIVTTRPNQVGTFCRNYGSYLQVEVKGFAENSRQKYVKKFMQNKERNSTDCALGFHDLLAKSTRLLQLSSIPIILSMLCLLWVESQTLPLSITALYTCVIMHLARHKYAKATTDDDMYDSTEELHDWVDKVLFHIGEIAIIGLLEDRLVFKANEFKKQHLEDALSLGVVVKQRQRSRTTVSNSVTFLHKTFQEICAALYWSKLVDRDMNTFKSYLCRITKRNVFQMEYVLRFACGLSNTAAEVILPHVVQIMCQHEWLRDNEGEIRSIDKNECQQLPLFLLHEAELNMKTNNQNQKLHALMKPLYSCVCIGEGKYSSQEFLEILDRYLDLQKETMAKRGQGKSWLDDVEKARIEVCQNDKQAAKMICSMPMLSALHVIENERFSRTDITSFLNILPKQQFTGSSLSELFFKEVFCDIQLFSQFLSSLPSLSNLTLANVFLRGTGTLINAITLPRLQELQIYGHSKLALCYAKEFFRLFSSLPSLTKLIISGVFIRGEWSGVISYPSLKQIELVASWWSDSVCTAIISEICRAGNLIENKIQCSRHQESIPSSEICLPFVKMRFTDLKSGETAKLLRAVKYMPHIKHISLKAGESDNRGEEECRELLESLQNTQKCNCMKGNDSNIELRASPYSSQLQELEFAGYDIGDFIDIFVRAYSYMPHLKCLKLHCALEPHQCEILFDGLIAAGKRDSRGSPLEVLTLRYSTLGYSVGTLARAFMYMPRLKSLDLDFQQFNPSQFATLLDGLIAVGKTMEHGLALESFKLFQQQIGDLVSKRTEAIMYMTRLRSLELHGLCPTQSAVLFDGLVKACKQSNDGLPYESLTCDCAIGDSVSKLAQAYIYMKRLKTLNISRLNPSQCAVLFDGFIVAGQRNESKMPLEVLDMSCNEIGDSVGKLAEAYMYMTGLKSLKLGRGYYTYVWKSYDGYRGLTPSQCAVLFDGFITAGQMLEQQSASRSDTQTDNQCPSPKELSIETLFLSCANNEIGQSVDKLCESLQYMPHLKLLNIRECKVTWDGKVLLKRFQKQLNAKFTLCDR from the exons ATCAGAATTTAGTGACTGGTGACAACTATCATGCCCAGGAGATGGTTATCAATATTGGAGGAAAGACGAAACGAAAAG AATCTCCTGATTTTGATTTACAATCGGTTAGAAGACAATTAATGGAAGAATACAAAGAAACGAGAGGTAAGATACCACTAGTACCTGGTATGCCAGAAAAGTTCGCCAAGATGGAAGACCTCTTTGTCAACTTGGAAATCATCGAAGAAGATCAAAAACCTTCTGGGGTAATTTGTCGAGAAATGAACTCGTACGGGGATATTGTATGTATTGAGCGATTAAAGGAAAAGAGTGAAGAAAAAGAATTAGTCAAACGTATCCTTGTAAGAGGAAAGCCAGGAGCTGGCAAATCAACCGCAATGTCTAAACTAGCATATGATTGGGCATGTAAGAAGCAAGACTCACCAATATCAAGATTTGAATTAGTCTTTGCTATTGCAATCAATGAGATTGATACCGACACAGATCTTGTAGGTATCATTCAAGATCAATTACTACCAGATGTATCAGGTGATGGTTTGCGTGCATACCTTCAATCAAATGCTAGTTCAGTGGCCATTTTGTTTGATGGATATGACGAGGCCTCGGCTGATTTTCACCAATGTAAAGCGGTACGACATGTGTTGCGTAGTAAATCATTGACCGAAGCGTGTGTCATTGTAACCACTCGACCCAACCAAGTCGGTACATTTTGCCGTAACTATGGCTCGTATCTACAGGTTGAAGTCAAAGGGTTCGCAGAAAACAGTAGGCAAAAGTATGTCAAGAAGTTCATGCAAAACAAGGAACGCAATTCAACTGATTGTGCCCTTGGTTTTCACGACCTTCTTGCTAAGTCAACTCGTCTTTTACAACTTTCATCTATACCTATCATTCTATCAATGTTGTGTCTGCTTTGGGTTGAAAGCCAAACACTCCCATTGAGTATTACTGCCTTATACACATGTGTTATAATGCACTTAGCAAGGCACAAATACGCCAAAGCTACCACAGATGATGATATGTATGACTCAACTGAAGAGCTTCATGATTGGGTCGATAAAGTACTATTTCATATTGGTGAAATAGCAATTATTGGATTGTTGGAAGACAGGTTAGTATTTAAAGCgaatgaatttaaaaaacaacaccTAGAAGATGCCCTATCGCTAGGTGTAGTAGTTAAACAAAGACAAAGGTCTAGAACAACTGTCTCAAATAGTGTTACATTTCTACATAAAACGTTCCAAGAAATATGCGCTGCCTTGTACTGGTCAAAGTTGGTCGATAGAGATATGAATACATTCAAATCGTATCTATGTCGAATAACCAAAAGAAatgtgtttcaaatggaatatgTTTTGAGGTTTGCTTGTGGGCTGAGTAATACCGCGGCTGAAGTCATCCTGCCGCATGTTGTTCAAATAATGTGCCAGCATGAATGGCTAAGAGACAATGAGGGCGAGATCCGTAGTATTGATAAAAATGAATGTCAACAACTGCCTCTTTTTCTCCTCCATGAGGCTGAATTGAATatgaaaacaaacaatcaaaatcaaaaactaCACGCGCTTATGAAACCTTTGTACAGCTGCGTTTGTATTGGTGAAGGAAAGTATTCATCGCAAGAGTTTCTCGAAATATTGGACCGCTACTTAGATTTACAAAAAGAAACAATGGCCAAGAGAGGTCAGGGGAAGAGCTGGTTGGATGATGTCGAGAAGGCAAGGATCGAAGTATGTCAAAATGACAAACAAGCTGCAAAAATGATTTGTTCAATGCCAATGTTATCTGCTTTACATGTGATTGAAAACGAACGGTTTAGTAGAACAGATATCACGTCATTTCTGAACATATTGCCCAAGCAACAATTCACTGGAAGCTCACTTTCGGAGTTATTTTTCAAAGAAGTTTTTTGTGATATCCAActattttctcaatttctttcttCCTTGCCATCTCTGTCAAACTTGACATTGGCGAATGTATTTTTACGTGGTACCGGTACGTTGATTAATGCAATCACCTTGCCTCGGCTACAAGAATTACAAATATATGGCCACTCAAAATTGGCATTGTGTTATGCAAAAGAGTTTTTCCGTTTATTTTCATCACTACCATCTCTCACTAAACTGATCATAAGTGGAGTTTTTATACGTGGGGAGTGGTCTGGTGTTATTTCCTACCCATCACTAAAACAAATAGAACTGGTGGCCTCTTGGTGGTCAGATTCGGTATGCACAGCAATAATCAGTGAAATATGCCGCGCAGGTAATTTGATTGAAAATAAGATTCAGTGTTCTAGGCATCAAGAATCTATTCCTTCTTCCGAGATTTGTTTACCATTTGTAAAAATGCGCTTTACAGATCTTAAATCTGGTGAAACCGCCAAGCTCCTTAGAGCAGTGAAGTATATGCCACACATCAAACATATAAGTTTAAAAGCAGGAGAATCCGATAATCGAGGGGAAGAGGAATGTCGCGAACTTCTTGAATCATTGCAGAACACGCAGAAATGCAATTGCATGAAAGGGAACGATTCTAATATCGAGTTAAGAGCGAGTCCTTACAGTTCACAGCTTCAAGAACTGGAATTTGCAGGGTATGATATAGGCGATTTCATAGATATCTTTGTACGTGCCTATAGTTATATGCCGCACCTGAAATGCTTAAAACTACACTGTGCTTTGGAACCTCATCAATGTGAGATTTTGTTTGATGGACTAATTGCAGCAGGGAAGCGAGACAGCAGAGGTTCGCCGCTAGAGGTCTTGACGTTACGATATAGTACGTTAGGTTATTCGGTCGGAACGCTTGCTCGAGCTTTCATGTACATGCCTCGTTTGAAATCACTAGATTTAGACTTCCAACAATTTAATCCATCCCAGTTTGCCACGTTATTAGATGGGTTAATTGCGGTTGGTAAGACGATGGAACATGGGTTGGCACTAGAGTCCTTTAAGTTATTTCAGCAGCAGATAGGCGATTTAGTAAGCAAACGTACAGAAGCAATCATGTACATGACACGTTTAAGATCACTAGAATTGCATGGGCTATGTCCAACACAAAGTGCGGTTTTATTTGATGGGTTAGTTAAGGCATGCAAACAATCCAATGATGGGTTACCGTATGAATCACTGACATGTGATTGTGCAATTGGAGATTCAGTTAGTAAACTTGCTCAAGCATATATTTACATGAAGCGTCTGAAAACACTCAATATTTCGAGGCTAAATCCATCCCAGTGCGCTGTGTTGTTTGATGGGTTTATTGTGGCAGGCCAGAGAAACGAAAGTAAGATGCCGCTAGAAGTCCTAGATATGTCATGCAACGAGATAGGCGATTCGGTGGGGAAACTTGCCgaggcatacatgtacatgaccgGTCTGAAATCCTTAAAATTAGGTAGAGGGTATTATACATACGTATGGAAATCATACGATGGCTACAGGGGGCTTACTCCATCCCAATGCGCGGTGCTGTTTGATGGTTTCATTACGGCAGGCCAAATGTTAGAACAACAAAGTGCGTCAAGGAGCGATACACAAACTGATAACCAATGTCCATCACCGAAAGAATTGAGTATTGAGACATTGTTCTTAAGTTGCGCTAATAATGAGATCGGTCAGTCAGTTGACAAATTATGCGAGTCCCTGCAATATATGCCTCATCTAAAATTGCTGAACATAAGAGAATGTAAGGTGACTTGGGATGGTAAAGTACTGCTGAAAAGGTTCCAGAAACAACTGAATGCCAAATTTACTCTCTGCGATAGATAG
- the LOC140147044 gene encoding uncharacterized protein, translating into MQMTRNCMLLFNPRNPDDIIKALNKISCCIADIKSCLTANYLKLNDSKTEFFIAASNHNLKLLDTQNIQLTIGDSTINLSSVIRNLGCHFDSNMSLTAHVNILRRNTLFQIKNLWRIRCYINQETCHHAVRALILSRLDYCNALFLQLSAKDISRLQRLQNSAARVIFAVGRRVEAHPLVSSLHWLSIDKRISFKILLYIFKSLNNLALNNISNKLTPYIPQRTLRSSNDTTRLLADRSISVAGDRRFPVAGVKRWNSLPTEIRLSPSVTLFKQRLKTYLF; encoded by the coding sequence ATGCAGATGACTCGCAATTGTATGTTGCTTTTTAACCCGCGTAATCCTGACGACATCATCAAGGCTTTGAACAAGATATCATGCTGCATTGCTGACATAAAATCTTGCCTCACCGCCAATTATCTGAAACTCAACGACTCCAAGACTGAGTTTTTCATTGCAGCATCAAATCATAATCTCAAGCTCCTGGACACACAGAACATTCAACTCACCATCGGTGACTCCACAATCAATCTGTCTTCTGTCATTCGCAACCTGGGTTGTCACTTTGATTCCAACATGTCTCTTACTGCTCATGTTAACATTCTCCGCAGAAATACGCTCTTCCAGATAAAGAACTTGTGGCGTATTCGGTGTTACATCAATCAAGAGACCTGCCATCATGCAGTAAGAGCACTGATACTCTCCAGGCTCGACTATTGTAACGCACTCTTCCTTCAGCTCTCTGCAAAAGACATAAGCCGTCTCCAAAGACTTCAGAACTCCGCCGCGCGTGTCATCTTTGCCGTTGGGCGTCGAGTCGAAGCTCACCCATTAGTCTCATCTCTCCACTGGCTCAGCATTGATAAACGTATCAGTTTCAAAATTCTTCTGTATATCTTCAAGTCTCTCAACAACCTTGCTCTCAACAACATCTCCAACAAACTGACTCCTTATATTCCTCAAAGAACTCTCAGATCAAGTAATGACACCACGCGTCTCCTGGCTGATAGATCCATCAGTGTCGCCGGTGATCGTCGTTTCCCTGTAGCTGGTGTTAAGCGCTGGAACTCATTACCAACAGAAATCAGACTTTCGCCATCGGTCACTCTTTTCAAACAGAGACTCAAAACTTATTTATTCTGA